From a region of the Gordonia sp. PP30 genome:
- a CDS encoding SGNH/GDSL hydrolase family protein encodes MTFTRYVALGDSFTEGVGDDAPQLPNGVRGWADRVAEALDDAYGGVEYANLAIRGLKLRPIVVRQVPSALAMKPDLVSIHAGGNDILRPRVDLDDLVTYYDDAVARLTESGATVVLFTPHDPAEAPLIRRLRGRFAIFAEGIREIADRRGAVLVDYWRIRDYDDPRMWAFDRLHMSPAGHQRMAIAVLDALDVPHDLAPLELPDVPARSRRDDLRWTRGFLAPWLGRRLRGVSSGDTLAPRYGEPTAVATITTG; translated from the coding sequence ATGACGTTCACTCGCTATGTGGCCCTGGGCGATTCGTTCACCGAAGGGGTCGGCGACGACGCCCCGCAGCTGCCGAACGGCGTCCGCGGCTGGGCCGATCGGGTCGCCGAAGCGCTCGATGATGCGTACGGCGGCGTCGAGTACGCGAACCTGGCGATCCGCGGTCTGAAACTGCGGCCAATCGTGGTCCGGCAGGTGCCGTCCGCCCTCGCGATGAAGCCGGACCTGGTGTCGATCCACGCCGGCGGCAACGACATCCTGCGTCCGCGGGTCGACCTCGACGACCTCGTCACCTACTACGACGACGCGGTCGCGCGCCTCACCGAGTCCGGCGCGACGGTGGTGCTCTTCACCCCGCACGACCCCGCCGAGGCGCCGCTCATCAGGCGCCTGCGCGGACGATTCGCGATCTTCGCCGAGGGCATCCGCGAGATCGCCGACCGGCGCGGCGCGGTGCTGGTCGACTACTGGCGGATCCGCGACTACGACGACCCGCGGATGTGGGCGTTCGACCGGCTGCACATGTCGCCCGCCGGGCATCAGCGGATGGCGATCGCCGTGCTCGACGCCCTCGACGTCCCGCACGACCTCGCGCCGCTCGAACTCCCGGACGTGCCGGCGCGGTCCCGCCGCGACGACCTGCGGTGGACCCGCGGCTTCCTGGCGCCCTGGCTGGGCCGCCGCCTGCGCGGCGTGTCGTCCGGTGACACCCTCGCCCCGCGTTACGGCGAGCCGACGGCGGTCGCGACGATCACCACGGGCTGA
- a CDS encoding acetoacetate decarboxylase family protein has product MRSPLVTTSTTVDVDLAGRTVPVPAGGLYDRYRMRAPLSAVAGDPRVPGVDFFERLPKTQVQSPVGTTATPNFYYAMSSARLTMLAPSKAIRARIPAELTPLDVAPGLGLASLMLFRYDVCDIDFYTEAAVGVAVRPARHGGRSTAAAELITALGDDHLHTYVLSLPVNTAIAQVRGHDGYGFPKWVTDLDVEIDTRRTTARIANDAGGVDLAFSAPTPRQRTYRSGERVGALTSYTQRDGAWLATLNQTNVLATGRARLPGGYDLTLGEGRMSEDLRALGARRALALEVTTRAQAALHMPVPVSVR; this is encoded by the coding sequence ATGAGGAGCCCGCTCGTGACCACTTCCACCACCGTCGACGTCGATCTCGCCGGCCGAACCGTCCCGGTTCCCGCCGGCGGTCTGTACGACCGCTACCGCATGCGGGCACCGTTGAGCGCCGTCGCCGGCGATCCCCGCGTACCCGGGGTCGACTTCTTCGAACGGCTGCCGAAGACGCAGGTGCAGTCGCCCGTCGGCACCACCGCGACCCCGAATTTCTACTACGCGATGAGCTCGGCCCGACTCACGATGCTCGCCCCGTCGAAGGCCATCCGCGCCCGGATCCCGGCGGAGCTCACACCGCTCGATGTGGCGCCCGGCCTAGGCCTGGCGTCGCTGATGCTGTTCCGCTACGACGTCTGTGACATCGACTTCTACACCGAGGCCGCCGTCGGTGTCGCCGTGCGGCCGGCTCGCCACGGCGGACGGAGCACGGCCGCCGCCGAGCTGATCACCGCCCTCGGCGACGACCATCTGCACACGTACGTGCTGTCCCTCCCGGTCAACACGGCGATCGCGCAGGTTCGCGGCCACGACGGCTACGGCTTCCCGAAGTGGGTCACCGACCTCGACGTCGAGATCGATACCCGGCGCACCACCGCTCGCATCGCGAACGACGCCGGCGGCGTCGACCTGGCGTTCTCCGCGCCGACGCCCCGGCAGCGCACGTATCGCAGCGGCGAGCGGGTCGGGGCTCTCACCTCCTACACGCAGCGTGACGGTGCCTGGCTGGCGACGCTCAACCAGACCAATGTCCTCGCCACCGGCCGCGCACGACTGCCCGGCGGCTACGACCTCACCCTCGGCGAGGGGCGCATGTCCGAGGACCTGCGCGCGCTCGGCGCCCGACGGGCCCTGGCCCTCGAGGTGACCACCCGCGCGCAGGCGGCCCTGCACATGCCGGTCCCGGTATCGGTCCGCTGA
- a CDS encoding phosphatase PAP2 family protein, which yields MAAGRARWAVLAVGALTVLIGVYWAAVRTYTGQRVENAALRGSYQINADQVTAADNALATLTVGSLAVAVVILAVIGWVRGGFRLAVVAVAVVGGASAATEVLKRYVLRRPDLVDGPPQWLHNSFPSGHTTVAMAVACATLLVVSWRWRTVAMLIVTTWTVGVGAYTVIARWHRLSDTLGADAIALLAASLGALYLVRRGLVRRVPTDRRAPVRTVLVVLAAVYVFGAGAIGVYVGLAGAGQTPGDVADFNLYLAAQTLASVGSVLTILLAWWSWHRLESA from the coding sequence GTGGCCGCGGGGAGAGCCCGCTGGGCGGTGCTCGCCGTCGGCGCGCTGACTGTGCTGATCGGCGTGTACTGGGCGGCGGTGCGCACCTACACCGGGCAGCGGGTGGAGAACGCCGCCCTGCGCGGGTCGTACCAGATCAACGCCGATCAGGTGACCGCCGCCGACAACGCGCTGGCGACGCTGACGGTCGGCAGCCTGGCGGTCGCCGTGGTGATCCTCGCCGTGATCGGATGGGTGCGCGGTGGATTCCGGCTGGCGGTCGTCGCGGTGGCCGTGGTCGGTGGGGCATCCGCGGCGACGGAGGTGCTCAAACGCTACGTCCTGCGTCGGCCCGACCTGGTCGACGGCCCGCCGCAGTGGCTGCACAACAGCTTCCCGAGCGGTCACACCACGGTCGCGATGGCGGTGGCCTGCGCGACTCTGCTGGTGGTCTCCTGGCGGTGGCGGACCGTCGCGATGCTGATCGTGACGACGTGGACGGTCGGTGTCGGCGCGTACACGGTGATCGCGCGGTGGCATCGGCTGTCGGACACCCTCGGCGCCGATGCGATCGCACTGCTGGCGGCCTCGCTCGGTGCGCTCTATCTGGTGCGGCGGGGACTGGTGCGCCGGGTCCCGACCGATCGCCGCGCGCCCGTCCGGACCGTGCTGGTGGTGCTCGCGGCGGTGTACGTGTTCGGCGCCGGCGCGATCGGCGTCTACGTCGGCCTGGCCGGGGCCGGCCAGACACCCGGCGACGTCGCTGATTTCAACCTCTATCTGGCGGCACAGACGCTGGCGTCGGTGGGGTCGGTGCTGACCATCCTGCTGGCCTGGTGGTCGTGGCACCGCCTCGAATCGGCCTGA
- the ileS gene encoding isoleucine--tRNA ligase: MTENPPARAYPLVDLTGGTGPGAPSFPDVEERVLDYWADDDTFAASIANRADAPEFVFYDGPPFANGLPHYGHLLTGYVKDIVPRYQTMRGKKVERRFGWDTHGLPAELEAERQLGITDKSEIEVMGVDKFNEYCRDSVLRYTGEWRTYVTRQARWVDFDNDYKTLDLDFMESVMWAFKRLYDKGLVYQGYRVLPYSWYEQTPLSNQEAKLDDAYRMRQDPALTVTMPLVAPGSSLDGVNALIWTTTPWTLPSNLAIAVHPDTEYAHVRTADGTEYLLASALVGAYAKELGETETVGTHLGRDLAGLSYRPPFDYFLGHPNAHVILTADYVTTDSGTGVVHLAPAFGEEDMDVATAHGISTVQPLDPGGKFTELVPDYQGQMVFDANPNIIRDLKAKGRVLRHETIEHSYPHSWRSGQPLIYMAVPSWFVAVTKIKDRMLELNQEITWSPAHIKDGQFGKWLEGAKDWNISRNRYWGAPIPVWMSDDPAYPRIDVYGGLDELAADFGVRPTNLHRPEIDDLVRPNPDDPTGRSMMRRVPEVLDCWFESGSMPYAQVHYPFENTSWFDGDSSTGEIAHNPGDFIVEYNGQTRGWFYNLHVLATALFDRPAFKTVAAHGIVLGDDGQKMSKSKRNYPDVNEVFDRDGSDAMRWFLMASPILRGGNLVVTERGIREGVRQALLPMWNAYSFLQLYAERPATWRTDSENVLDRYILAKLAVTRDDITAALDVYDIAGACDSFRTFCESLTNWYVRRSRARFWAGQDADPDAFDTLYTVLEVAGRLAAPLLPLATEAMWRGLTGERSVHLTDWPAAGDLPADPELVAAMDAVQSVCSVASSVRKANKLRVRLPLPSLTVAAPNAEALAPFAGLIADEMNVKNVELSTDVDAYGKVEVAVNARAAGPRIGKDVQRAIKAVKSGNYELSTGADGEPVVIADGIELRGEEFTRKLVAVAPESTGELPDGGGLVVLDTAVTPELEAEGWAKDRIRELQDARRGAGLDISDRIVVRLVVPADKVATAQTHAGLISGEVLATEFSVAEGPAGAIELGDGVTADLRKA; this comes from the coding sequence ATGACCGAGAACCCCCCAGCACGCGCCTATCCGCTCGTCGACTTGACCGGTGGCACCGGTCCCGGTGCGCCGTCGTTCCCGGACGTCGAGGAGCGGGTCCTGGACTACTGGGCAGACGACGACACCTTCGCCGCCTCGATCGCCAATCGCGCCGATGCACCGGAATTCGTCTTCTACGACGGCCCGCCGTTCGCCAATGGCCTGCCGCACTACGGGCACCTGCTCACCGGCTACGTGAAGGACATCGTGCCGCGCTACCAGACGATGCGCGGCAAGAAGGTCGAGCGCCGTTTCGGCTGGGACACCCACGGTCTGCCGGCCGAGCTGGAGGCCGAGCGCCAGCTGGGGATCACCGACAAGTCGGAGATCGAGGTGATGGGCGTCGACAAGTTCAATGAGTACTGCCGTGATTCCGTGCTGCGCTACACCGGCGAGTGGCGCACCTATGTGACGCGCCAGGCTCGCTGGGTCGACTTCGACAACGACTACAAGACCCTCGATCTGGACTTCATGGAGTCGGTCATGTGGGCGTTCAAGCGCCTGTACGACAAGGGGCTGGTCTACCAGGGCTACCGCGTGCTGCCGTACTCCTGGTACGAGCAGACCCCGCTGAGCAATCAGGAGGCGAAGCTCGACGACGCCTACCGGATGCGTCAGGACCCGGCGCTGACCGTCACCATGCCGCTGGTGGCGCCCGGCTCGTCTCTCGACGGCGTCAACGCGCTGATCTGGACCACCACCCCGTGGACGCTGCCGTCGAACCTGGCGATCGCCGTGCACCCGGACACCGAATACGCGCACGTGCGCACCGCCGACGGGACCGAGTACCTGCTGGCGAGCGCCCTGGTCGGCGCGTACGCGAAGGAGCTGGGGGAGACCGAGACCGTCGGCACCCACCTGGGCCGCGATCTGGCCGGACTGAGCTACCGCCCGCCGTTCGACTACTTCCTCGGGCACCCGAACGCCCACGTGATCCTGACCGCCGATTACGTGACCACCGACAGTGGCACCGGTGTGGTCCACCTGGCCCCGGCCTTCGGTGAGGAGGACATGGACGTCGCGACCGCGCACGGCATCTCAACGGTGCAGCCGCTCGATCCGGGCGGCAAGTTCACCGAGCTGGTGCCCGATTATCAGGGTCAGATGGTGTTCGACGCCAATCCGAACATCATCCGGGACCTCAAGGCGAAGGGCCGTGTCCTGCGGCACGAGACCATCGAGCACTCCTACCCGCATTCGTGGCGATCGGGACAGCCGCTGATCTACATGGCGGTGCCGTCGTGGTTCGTCGCCGTGACCAAGATCAAGGACCGGATGCTGGAGCTGAACCAGGAGATCACCTGGTCGCCCGCGCACATCAAGGACGGCCAGTTCGGCAAGTGGCTGGAGGGCGCCAAGGACTGGAATATCAGCCGCAACCGCTACTGGGGTGCACCCATCCCGGTGTGGATGTCCGACGACCCCGCGTACCCGCGGATCGACGTCTACGGCGGCCTCGACGAGCTGGCGGCCGACTTCGGTGTGCGGCCCACCAACCTGCACCGGCCGGAGATCGACGATCTGGTGCGCCCGAACCCGGACGATCCGACCGGGCGTTCGATGATGCGGCGCGTACCCGAGGTGCTGGACTGCTGGTTCGAGTCCGGCTCCATGCCGTACGCGCAGGTGCACTACCCGTTCGAGAACACCTCGTGGTTCGACGGCGACTCCTCGACTGGCGAGATCGCGCACAATCCGGGCGACTTCATCGTCGAATACAACGGTCAGACGCGCGGCTGGTTCTACAACCTGCACGTCCTGGCGACGGCACTGTTCGACCGCCCGGCGTTCAAGACCGTCGCGGCGCACGGCATCGTGCTCGGCGACGACGGGCAGAAGATGAGCAAGTCCAAGCGCAACTACCCGGACGTGAACGAGGTCTTCGACCGCGACGGCTCCGATGCGATGCGCTGGTTCCTGATGGCCAGCCCGATCCTGCGCGGCGGCAACCTGGTGGTCACCGAGCGCGGCATCCGCGAGGGCGTGCGCCAGGCGCTGCTGCCGATGTGGAACGCCTACAGCTTCCTGCAGCTGTACGCCGAGCGTCCGGCCACGTGGCGGACCGACTCGGAGAACGTGCTGGACCGGTACATCCTGGCCAAGCTGGCGGTGACCCGCGACGACATCACCGCGGCCCTCGACGTCTACGACATCGCCGGTGCGTGCGACAGCTTCCGGACCTTCTGCGAGTCGCTGACCAACTGGTACGTGCGACGGTCCCGCGCCCGCTTCTGGGCCGGTCAGGACGCCGACCCGGACGCCTTCGACACCCTGTACACGGTGCTCGAGGTGGCCGGCCGGCTCGCCGCGCCGTTGCTGCCGCTGGCGACCGAGGCGATGTGGCGCGGTCTGACCGGTGAGCGCTCGGTGCATCTCACCGACTGGCCGGCTGCCGGCGACCTGCCTGCCGACCCCGAGCTGGTGGCGGCGATGGACGCCGTCCAGTCGGTGTGCTCGGTGGCCTCGAGTGTCCGCAAGGCCAACAAGCTGCGGGTGCGGCTGCCGCTGCCGAGCCTGACCGTCGCCGCACCGAACGCGGAGGCGCTGGCGCCGTTCGCGGGTCTGATCGCCGACGAGATGAACGTCAAGAACGTCGAACTGTCCACCGACGTCGACGCCTACGGAAAGGTGGAGGTCGCGGTCAACGCCCGCGCCGCCGGACCGCGCATCGGCAAGGACGTCCAGCGGGCGATCAAGGCGGTCAAGTCCGGGAACTACGAGCTGTCCACCGGCGCCGACGGGGAGCCCGTCGTGATCGCCGACGGCATCGAGCTGCGCGGCGAGGAGTTCACCCGCAAGCTCGTCGCGGTGGCCCCGGAGTCGACGGGCGAGCTGCCCGACGGCGGCGGCCTCGTGGTGCTGGACACCGCGGTGACACCGGAACTGGAGGCCGAGGGCTGGGCCAAGGACCGGATCCGCGAGCTGCAGGATGCGCGCCGGGGCGCCGGGCTCGACATCTCCGACCGGATCGTCGTGCGGCTGGTGGTGCCCGCCGACAAGGTGGCGACCGCCCAGACCCACGCCGGCCTGATCTCCGGGGAGGTCCTGGCGACCGAATTCAGCGTCGCCGAGGGGCCCGCGGGCGCGATCGAACTGGGTGACGGCGTCACGGCCGACCTCCGCAAGGCCTGA